GTCGGTTTCCGGGAAGCAACAACACCTGCAGAAGTAGATGCAGCCATACTAAACAACCCCGGCAAAACCGTCCTGGCAGTCATCAACTCAGTATGCGGATGTGCCGCCGGTTCAGCCCGTCCCGGAGTCTCACTTTCACTCCAGCATACCGTAATACCCGACAAACTCATTACCGTCTTTGCCGGTCAGGAGAGAGATGCCGTCGATACCCTCAGAGGTCATCTCAAGGGTTACCCCCCTTCATCTCCCTCAGTTGCTTTGTTCAAAGATGGTGAAGTTATCTTCTTTATGCCCCGTCTTCAGATCGAGGGCAGAAGTGCGGCACAAATCTCTCACGACTTAATCTCTGCATACGATCAGTTTTGTTCTGCCGAAGGTCCCTCCATACCACCTGACGCATTTGACAAAGTAATGTATGCAAAGATGTGCGGCTCTAAAATTCCCCTTTACAAAGGATAATCCCTTTAGATGAAGTTTAGCTCACAGGAAGAATACGGCTTACGGCTTTTGCTTCGTATTGCAAAGCACTCTGACACTTTAGGCATGACCATACCTGAGCTTGCAGAAGCCGAGGGGTTGGGAAGTGCAAATGTGGCAAAGCTTCTCAGGGCTCTTCGTCTTGGTGGTTACATTGAATCTCTAAGAGGGCAGCGGGGGGGTTACAGGCTCTCCCGTCATCCCTCATCCATCCTTGTGGCAGATGTCATGAACGATCTTGGTGGCAGGCTTTTCGACCACACCTTTTGCACCCATCACTCCGGTATCGATGCCGCTTGCACACACGAAATCAACTGTTCCGTCCGTTCCCTCTGGTCTGTCATCCAATCCGTAGTCGACGCCGTTCTCCTCCAAACCACCCTCCAGGACCTCATGACAAACGAACAATCACTCCACCAAAAACTCTCTCCCATCGCTCATGACTCCATCTCCGCATTCCAAGCCGTCAAACAACTCAAAAAAGAACTGTGACAATTAATACCCCTTCCTCAAAAAATCCTCTCCTCTGAAATTACCCCTTATTCTCAAAGCAAAAATCTCTAAATTACGGGTTTAAAATCGGGATTATTTTGATGAAAGAGTTATCGAGAGCTACTGCTGTAGTTACGGGTGGTGCCATGGGAATTGGCCTGGCTACCGTAAAAAGACTTCTTGCCGAAGGTGTAACGGTGACCATCTGGGATCTGAACCCCGCCTCAATAGAGAATGCGAAAAAAGAACTTGATGGGAAGGGGAAAGTCTTCTACCATGAATGTGATGTTTGTGATAAAAATCGTGTGTATGCTCTGGCTGAAACCGCTTTTAAGGAGATGGGAAGTGTGGATATTCTCGTGAACAATGCAGGTTTCGTAAGAAGCGGCTACTTCCATGAAAGACCCGATGAAGAGTGGGAAAAGACAATAGATGTGAACCTCACAAGCTTTATTTACACTACGAAAGCTTTTCTTCCTGCTATGTATGAGAATGACAGGGGGCATGTGGTTAATATTTCATCCGCTGCAGGAACAATCGGCGTTCCGGGGCTTGCAATGTATGCAGCTACAAAATGGGCTGTTTGGGGACTGACGGAATCACTTCGATTTGAGGCTCAGAACCTTGGAAAGAAAGGAGTCAAATTTTCATCGATCCATCCTTCCTATATAAGGACGGGAATGTTTGAGGGGGCAAAAATTCCTTTCCCGGGAGGATTGATTGTACCTTTGTTGAAGAGCCATGATGTAATCGCCAAGGCAATTGTGGAATCGGCGATAAAAAAGGGGAGGAATTCACCCAAACGACCATATACAGTTCATCTTACGCCGAGAATGAGGCTGATGCCTGACTCATGGTTCCAGTGGACTCTTCGATTCCTCAAAGTCACAGACAGCATGAACACCTTTAAAGGGAGAGAAAAATGAGCACTACCGTTTCTTATAATTCTGCAACAGGAGAAAAAATCGGGGAGACACCTCTTAACACCGTAGAGGAACTGAAGGAGGCTGTAGCGAGGGCAAAATCAGCTCAGATCAAGTGGGGATCATTCTCCTTCGATAAAAGAAGGGATTGTCTCCTTAAAATGAGGGATTATATCTCCGCAAATGCCGACAGATTCTCGGAAACCATAGCAAAGGATGCGGGAAAAACCACCTTCGATGCTCTTTCCACGGAGGTGATGCCTTCGGTGCTTGCGGTTAACTATTATGCAAAAAATGCAAAAAGAATTTTAAAACGGAAAAGACTTAAACCGGGAAACATCCTTCTCTCCAACAAAATTTCATATATAGATCGTGTACCTTACGGGGTGATAGGGATTATAAGTCCGTGGAACTACCCCTTCGGGATTCCCGTTCATGAAGTGGCAATGGCATTAATAGCAGGGAATGGAGTGGTTCTTAAAGCTGCGTCCCAGACACAGGAAGTTGCGAAGCTGATTGAAGAATCGGTTAATGCTTCTGGTTTGCCCGACGGATTGTTCAGACTGCTGAATATTCCTGGAAATATAGCCGGTGATGCATTTATCGAATCGGGGATAGACAAACTTTTCTTCACGGGTTCCGTTCCTGTCGGCAAAAAACTGATGAAAAAGGCATCCGAAAAGCTCCTTCCGATCTCCCTTGAGCTTGGCGGAAATGATGCAATGATAGTTCTTGAAGATGCCGACATATACCGCGCTGCTGCGGGTGCACTTTGGGCGGGATTGAGTAACTCGGGACAATCGTGTGCAGGTGTTGAACGAATCTATGTCCACGAAAAAATTTACACAAATTTCGTCGATGAACTTAAAAGACAGGGAGCGGCACTTCGGCAGGGACCCGGCACCTCCTTCGATGTTGAAATTGGTGCGATGACAACCGTGAATCAGTTGAAAACTGTTGAATCCCATCTCGAGGATGCAATTTCAAAAGGGGGAATTGCCACACCTCTCGGTTCCGTGAAAGGCGATATCTCAAAAGGTCAGTTCCACACTCCTTACCTGGTGGAAAATGTATCAGGTGATATGATTATGATGCAGGAGGAGACTTTCGGACCTCTGCTCGGGATACAGAAATTTTCGACACACGATGAGGCAGTGGCTCTCGCCAATAATTCAAATCTTGGTCTCACTGCATCCGTTTGGACAACCGACCGTAAGAAGGGGCATGCACTTGCCTCACGGTTGGAAGCAGGTACCGTAACCATTAACGACCATTTGATGTCTCACGGCCTTGCGGAAACCCCCTGGGGCGGATTCAAGGAATCGGGTTATGGAAGAACCCACGGGTCTGTTGGTCTCGAAGCCATGACACAGCCAAGGTGTGTAGTGGATGACATTCTGCCCGGTGTAAAAAGGAACATGTGGTGGTATCCTCACGGGAAAAAGGTTTATGACGGACTAAAAGGAGGATTGGAACTTCTCTATGGAGATTCAATCCCTGTAAGATTTAATGGTGCAATAAACCTTGTTAAAACATTTTTCAGAACATTTACAGAAAACAAATAAGATGGATTTATCGAGTCTGATAAAAAATGCCGGAGTTGTCGGTGCGGGCGGTGCGGGATTTCCGACACATGTGAAATCCGGTTCAAAAGTGGAATTTGTACTGGCAAACGGTGCCGAATGTGAACCCCTTCTCCACAAAGATTATGAACTGATGCTGTTGAAGGCAGAGGAGATGATTGAGGGGATGGCTCTAATGATCAAAGCCACGGGTGCAAAAAAAGGATACTTTGGCATCAAATCAAAAAATGCTGCCGCCATTGAAGTTGTGAAATCAAAAATCGGAAATCACCCGATAGAAATCACCGAACTCGGCGACTTTTATCCCTCGGGAGATGAATACGAGCTGGTTTATACAGCGACGGGAAGATTGATTCCGGCTGGCGGAATCCCATTGAATGTCGGTTGTGTGGTCAACAATGTTGAGACCCTTATGAATATTAAACACGCCGCTGAAGAAAAACCCGTTACGGAAAAGTTTATATGTGTAGCGGGTGCGGTTAAAAAACCATCCAGTTTCTTTGTCCCTGTCGGTACATCTGCAAGGGAAGTGATAGAGCTTGCAGGTGGTAGCAGCGAGAGTGAATATGCAGTATTCAACGGCGGTTTGATGATGGGAAAACTGATGGACAATCTTGATGAACCCGTAACAAAAACAACGGGCGGTTTCATAGTTTTACCAAAAAAGCACCACCTCGTATTCAGGATGAGTCAGCCCGAATCGAGCTGGCACAGGATAGGGAAATCAGCCTGTGACCAGTGCAGCTACTGCACCGAATTTTGTCCGAGATATCTGTTAGGTTATGATGTTCAGCCGCACAAGGTGATGAGGTCGCTTGGCTTCACTTCCTCTGGAGCCGGTTACTGGAATCAGATGGCAGAGCTTTGTTGTTCATGCGGATTATGTACCCTTTATGCATGTCCCGAAGAACTGTTCCCAAAGGAAGCATGCGATCAGTCGAAGCGAAACATGCGGATTGAGGGGGTAAAATATGTGCAGAAGCATCCGGTTAAAGTGCATCCGATGAAGGAGGGAAGAAGAGTCCCCCTGAAGATGTTGATGAAAAAACTCAAGGTGCAGGATCTTGCGGCCGATACCCCATTTATTAATGTGAACCACCAGCCGAGTGAAGTAAAAATAAAACTTAAACAGGCTGTGGGTGATGCATCACTTCCCGTTGTGGGATTGCGTGACAGAGTGGCAAAAGGGGACTTAGTGGCACAAATTCCGGAAGGAAAACTCGGTTCCAACATCCATGCCTCCATTTCAGGTACCGTGGTTGATGTAAACAACGATTTTATAAGAATTATTAACAATTAGAAGAACCATGATCAAGAAAAATTCGTTAGGACTAATAGAATTAAGCAGTATTGCCTCGGGGATGCACGCAGCGGATATCATGCTGAAGACTGCTGATGTTGAGCTCGTTATCTCGCGTACGATCTGTTCAGGTAAATACATGAGCATTATCGGCGGGGATGTGGCGGCAGTGAGATCATCCGTTGAGACCGCGATTGACACAATAGGATTTGGAGTGATAGACTACTTCATCATTCCGAATGTCCATCCCGATGTCTTTCCGGCACTTGCAGGTCATTCCAATGTTGATTTGCTGCAGGCACTCGGCATACTCGAAAGCTTTTCGGTCGCCTCATTAATTGAAGCCGCAGATGCCGCCGTAAAAGCTGCAAAAGTGAGACTGATTGAGATTCGTCTCGCGATGGCTCTTGGTGGTAAAGCGTTTTGCACCATTACAGGTGAAGTGGCGGCTGTTCAGGCTGCAGTTGATGCCGGGGCTCAGGTTATACAGGAGAAAGGATTACTGGTTAACAAAATTGTGATTCCGCAACCCCGTCAGGAACTGTTGCGTGAAATGATCTGATCTGAAAATTTCACATACAATATAAATTAAGATTAAAATTAAGAGACAAAAATGGATATCGCCGAATTAAATGAACGGATAAAAAGCGAGAGCTGGTTTATCGATGAAATGTTGCAGGAGATGCACAAAGTTGTAATCGGGCAGTCTGAAATGCTCGAAAGGTTGTTGATCGGCTTGTTTGCAAACGGGCACATTCTACTCGAGGGGGTTCCCGGACTGGCTAAAACTCTTGCCATCAAAACCCTCGCATCTGTTATGGATGCAAAGTTTCAGAGGATACAATTCACTCCCGACCTCCTTCCTGCCGACTTGACAGGTACTCAGATTTACAATCAGAAAGAGGGGAACTTCACGATAAGGAAAGGTCCCGTCTTTTCAAATTTCATACTTGCTGATGAGATCAACAGAGCCCCTGCAAAAGTTCAAAGTGCGCTACTCGAGGCTATGCAGGAGAGACAGGTAACAATTGGTGAAACCACCTTCAAACTCGAAGAGCCGTTTCTCGTTCTTGCCACTCAGAATCCAATCGAACAGGAAGGTACCTATCCGCTTCCCGAAGCACAGGTTGACAGATTCATGCTTAAAATAAAGATTACCTACCCCTCCAGAGAAGAGGAACTGGTGATCATGAGGCAAAATCTGTATCAGGATACCATAGGTTTGAATAAAGTGGTGACCAAAGAACAGATTATGAAAGGGCGACAGCTCCTTAAGGAAGTTTATCTCGATGAAAAGATTGAAAAATATATTCTTGATATCGTTTTTGCCACTAGAAATCCGGGACAGTTCCGGCTCGAAAAACTGAAAGACCTCATCGGGTATGGTGCCTCACCAAGAGCCACCATCAACCTCTCTCTTGCTGCCAGAGGCATGGCACTCCTCAGGAGGAGAGGATATGTAATACCCGATGATGTCAGATCGATCGCTATGGATGTTTTGAGACACAGAATTTCGGTGAGCTACGAGGCTGAAGCGGAAGAAATCACATCCGAGTTCATCATCAAAGAGATATTGAACAAAATTGAAGTACCTTGATGTCAATTCGTTTGTTGTTGAAGAAGTTAAAATCGTGAATCCCGAACAAACAGGAAAATAATTGGACACCAAAGAGATACTTAAAAAAGTTCGCCGTGTTGAACTGAAGACCAGAGGCGTGGTTAACGACCTCTTCTCGGGTGAATATCATTCGGTATTCAAAGGGAGGGGTATGACATTCTCGGAGGTCAGGGAATATTCGGTCGGCGACGATGTTCGAAACATTGACTGGAATGTAAGTGCCCGCTTCGCTCATCCTTTTGTAAAAGTGTTTGAAGAGGAACGGGAGCTTACGGTAATGCTTCTGGTTGACATGAGCGGTTCGCAACAATTCGGAACGAGAAAACAGACGAAGCAGGAACTTGCCGCTGAACTCTCGGCAATATTCGCGTTCAGTGCCCTGAAAAACAATGACAAGACGGGACTCATTTTGTTCACCGACAAAGTCGAAAAGTTTATCCCCCCGAAAAAGAGCCGTTCACATCCCCTAAGGATTATCCGTGAAGTGATCAATGCCGTCCCCGAGGGAAAAGGGACCAACATAAAAGCAGCCCTCGAGTATCTTAACAGCATGATTACTAAAAGGGCAATTGTCTTTTTAATTTCCGATTTTCAGGACAGGGGATATGATACCATATTTAAGACTGTAGCGAAGAAGCATGATCTTGTGTCGGTGGTTTTGGAAGATGACAGGGAAATCGCACTTCCTAAAATCGGACTTGTGGATTTTGTTGATCCCGAGACGGGGGAAAGAACCACAATCAACACCTCCTCAATGGAGTTTCGGAAATACTTTTTTGAGAAATGGCACGCTGACAGGGAATACCGAGAGAACCTGATGAAAGCCTGTAAAGTTGACCGGATTGAGATTAAGACGGGACAGAGTTATGTAAAACCGTTGACGGCGTTTTTCAAATTAAGGGAAAAAAGGTGGTAGGATGAGAAATAATTTTTTGGTTCTGCTTCTCTTTTTTGCAGCAGTTTTGTCAGGGGCGATTTATTCCCAGGCACCCGATATAAAGTTAACTCTTGAAACGGAGAAAAGGGAATATCAAGTCGGTGACAAGATATTTTTTACATTCCGGCTTGAGTACCCGGGAGAGTATAAATTGCTGGAGACTCCGCTGATTGATTCAATTTCGGCTGCCGGTCTTGAATATTTAACGACGGATACACTTCAAAACATCGAAAAGAACGGAGTTATTTCCCGTGATTTCAACTATTCTTTTTCCGGTTTTGATTCCCTTGATGTAAAAATAAACAAATATGATTTTAGATTTGTAAAGGGAACCGATACCCTTGTAAAAAGCACTACTCCGTTTGTTATTAAAATCAGACCGCTTGAAATCGATACCACAAAAGAGATAAGTGATGTGAAGCCTCCCGAGAGAATTCCTTGGGGGTGGCTGGAATATTCAATTTTGTTCGGCGGACTTGCCCTAGCGGCATTTCTTGGATGGCTGATCTATCGTAGGTTCAAGAAAAAACCGGTTGAAGAGAAAATTGTTGAAGAGCCCGTGAAAATATTGACAAATTTCGATAAAGCGTTGGCAAAACTTGAGGAAATCGATCAAAAGGGTTATCTGAATGAAAGGAAAGTAAAAGAACATTTCAGCGAGGTCTCAGACACGCTCAGGTGGTTTTTTGAAGTTGAATTTGGTTTCCTTTCACTGGAGATGACTACCCGTGAGACCATCCAGTCCCTTAACAAAAAAGGGATGTCACAGGAAATTATTTCAGGTGTGGATGACTTCCTTACCAGGGCTGACATGGTGAAATTTGCGAAATACACCCCTTCGGAAATTGAGCAGAGCAACTACATTGCGGGAGCGGTTACACTTCTGAAAGCGTGTGATAAAAAGAGTTCGGCAGGGAGTATTAATGTTTAACGGTGCCGGTTTTGCTTATCCATTTGTTTTGCTCCTTCTGCTCGTAATCCCTTTTATTCTTTGGTACTTAAAGAAAAAGGGGGAAGGACGGGCGGCAATTCAATATTCCAAGGCGGGGGAGGCTGCAAAATTTAAGGATATTCGTTCCCGCTTGAGTGACCTGCCAAAATATCTTGATATTGCGGCACTTGCCCTGTTGATAATAGCTCTGGCAAGACCTCAGACTGAACTTTCGGAGGAGAGTGTATATGCTGAGGGGATCGATATCTGTGTGGTACTCGATGTGTCGGGAAGCATGCTCGCAAAAGATTTCGAACCGAACCGGCTTGAGGCTGCGAAAGTGATTACGAGGGAGTTTATATCGGGGAGGGATAACGACCGCATCGGTCTGGTTATTTTTGCGAAGGAAGCCTTTACCCAGTGCCCTCTTACAGTCGATCATAACGCTGTGGTCTCGTTGCTTGATGAAATTCAGAGCGGATTTCTTGAGGATGGTACAGCAATCGGGAATGCCCTTGCAAGCGGTGTAAACCGGTTGAAAGACTCTGAAAGCAAGAGCAAGGTGATAATTCTCCTGACTGACGGCGTCAATAATGCGGGTGAAATAGACCCGAACTCGGCTGCGGAGATTGCCGGTCAATTCGGAGTGAGAGTTTATACTGTCGGAGTCGGAACGATGGGTGAAGCTCCGTATGATATTCCCGGACCTTTCGGGATGCAGAGGCAGATGGTGCCCGTTGAGATTGATGAACCACTCCTTCAGAAGATTGCTTCGGGAACGGGTGGAAAATATTTCCGTGCTACAGACAATCAGAAACTTGAGAGCATTTATCAGGAAATTGACAGACTGGAGAGAACCAGAATAGAGGTTAGTTCGTTTAAAAGGAAGTCGGAAAAATTTATTTTCTTTGCTTCAGCAGGTTTGATAATGTTGCTGTTGTCAAGATTGCTCGGATTTACCTGGTTGAGGAGGCTACCGTAAGATGCTAAAATTTGCCTATGACCTTAACCTGATTTTTATCGTGGCTCTTGTGGTTACAGTCCCCCTCTTTTTCTTCTACTACAGCGCGAAAAAAGAGATAATTTCAGGATTCTTTTCGGGGATGGATCATGACGGGCTTATCGAAAACAAGATCTATAACAGGGAATTGATCCGTTTTGGGCTCTTTTTTGTTGCCGGAATTCTGCTGATTTTTACACTTGCGAGACCGCAGGTCGGTTCCAAAGTTGAAACAGTGAAGCAGACCGGTATTGATGTCTTTTTCCTTCTTGATGTTTCGAACTCGATGGCAGCAGAGGATTTGAAACCAAGCCGGCTCGAAAAAGCCAAAAATGATATCGAGATTATGCTCAAAAAGATGGCGGGAGACAGAATCGGAATGATCATTTTTGCGGGCCAGAGTTACCTGCAATTCCCTCTGACTCTCGATCACTCAATCGGGAAGCTGATTCTCGGGACAATCGACATCACAAGTGTTGCACAACAGGGGACAGATATAGCCGGTGCCATGGAGATGGCGATGAAAGGCTTTTCCTCCTCGAAAAACAAGGGTAAGGCAGTGCTAATCTTTTCCGATGGTGAAGATCATGAAAAAGGTGCCGAGGATGCCGTGAAAGCAGCGGCCGGTGACGGAATCAGGGTATTTACAGTGGCAATCGGTTCTCCCAATGGAGCAAAAATTCCCATCTATTCTGGTGAAACCGTGACAGGGTTCAAAGTGGATGGTGAAGGAAATGAAGTTGTCACGAAAGTAAATGAGGAGAAATTGAAAAAACTTGCCTCGCTTGGGGGCGGTCAATTTTTCAGAAGTGATGACAATTCCGAGTACCTGGCAAAGTTATACGAGGATATCAGCAATCTTGAGAAATCGGAATTTGGTGCCTTCAAAGTGGTTGAATATGATGAAGTTTTTCACTGGTTTCTGGTACCGGCAATTCTCCTGCTGATCGCCGGATTCTTCATCGGTGACAAAAAAAGAAATTAAGATTATCGACTGTAATTACAGTTTAACATGAAATTTAAGTTTGACAGAAATTGAAATATTGAGAAATTTATGAGAATAATTATTTTGCTGTTTTTTATGGCTCTCCCGTTGATTGCCCAATCGTTGAAAGGCACCAATAATGAAGGTGTGGACAAGTACGAGGGGGGCAAATTCGATGAGGCAATTGGTTTGTTTAAAAAAGGAACCGAACTTGATAATAAATCTGCAATTCCTGATTTTAATCTTGGTGCAGGATATTACAAAAAAGGGAACTACAAAGAGTCGGTTCAGTCGTTTCAGAACGCTTTGGGTAAGAGCAGTGATCCCGATTTTCAGTCGAAAGCATGGTACAACATGGGGAATGCCCACCTGAAGGCAGGAGATTATCAGGCTGCGGTTGAAGCCTATAAAAATTCATTAAAACTTGATCCGAACGATGCCGATGCCAAATACAATCTCTCCTACTCACTCAAAAAACTGAAACAAAAACAGGAAGAAGAGAAAAAGAAACAGGACGAAAAGAAGAAAGACGACAAAAAGGACGATAAGAAAGAGGATAAGAAGAAGGATCAGCCAAAGCAGGACGATAAAAAAGAGGACAAGAAAAAAGACGATCAGAATAAAAACAACCAGAACAAAAACGAAGATAAAAAAGACAACAAAGACAAAAAAGATCAGCAGCAGCCCAAAAATCCAAGGCCTGACAAGAACCTGAGCAAGGAAGACGCGGAAAAGATATTGAATGCCCTTAAGGACAAGGAACGGGATGTCAGGAAGAATAAGAAAAATCAGCAATTAAGAGGATTCGGAAGGGAAAAAGATTGGTAATCGCAAGGGTTGGTTATCTTCTTCTGTTTGGAATTTTGTTATCGCTGACCGCACAAAGTCAGAGTGTAAAGGCAACAGTCAGCAGGACTGAGGTAGCTGTCGGGCAGGAGTTTGAACTCTCCTTCAGTTACGAGATGAAAACCACGGGTGATGTCAGGTTTACACCTCCGAATCTTGGCAATTTTTATGTTTTCTCGGGACCTAACGAGTCAAAACAAACCTCCCTCGTTAACATGGATCTTCATGTAAGCGGGAGTTTCTCATATATTCTTTCTGCAAAGAAGGAGGGAACTTATGAAATTCCGGGTGCACTTCTAAAAATTGACGGGAGAACCTTCCGCACCAATTCCGTTAAGATTATCGTTAAAAAAGGTGCAAATACAAGAAATCCTCAGGCTGATAATAACACAGCGGGACTTGAAAACGAAATTTTTATCAGGACGATTGTGAACAAACAGTCAGCTTATCTGGGTGAACAGATAACTGTTGACTACAAACTTTATTTTAATCCGGCACTTCAACCTGATAATCCGAACTATGTCAAGTTGCCGACTTTCGAGGGTTTCTGGGCGGAGGAACTCGACATGCCCGGAAAAATCATGCTCGATCAGGAATTTTACAACGGCAGAACCTACTATGCGGGGGTTGTAAAAACCGCCGCTCTTTTTGCCACAAAGACCGGTACCATTGACATCGCTCCTTTGATTCTTACGATTCCTGTAAATGTATCTGCTTCGGGCAATCCGAACGACCCCCTCAATGATCCGTTTTTCAGGAATTTCCAAAAAGTCGATTACAAGATGACTTCCTCACCTGTGAAGGTTGAGATCCTCCCCATACCTGCAGACCTTTCAAAAATTAATTTTTCCGGGGGAACGGGAAGTTTCGACATAAAAACCTCGACAAAAAAACGGGTATTCAAAAAAAATGAGCCGATCAGGTTTGAGATAGTTATCACGGGGAGAGGGAACATTGAACTGGTGGATGCAGGGAAACTGGAATTTGACAAAAGTTTTGAAGTGCTCGATCCCAATATCGACAAAAAGATCAATCGTCAGGGAATAATTTCAGGCAGTAAAACAATTGAGTATGTTCTGATTCCCAGGGATGGCGGAAAATATACCCTTCCATCGGTGGAGTTCAATTATTTTGATCTTGAAACAAAGACAATAAAAACGATAAAAACTGAAGAAATACCGATTACTGTTTCTGCGGATTCTTACAATCAGGGTGCAACGGGCGGTGACACCGAGGGAATCGATATTTATACCGGACCTGTCGGGTTTTCCAAAGATTTTCCGTCATATCCAACACTTTGGCTGATCTCATTCCTCTTTTTACTTCCTGCTGCAGGTACAGGAATTTTTATTAAGATGAAAAAACGGGAAGAAGAGAGACTGAACGATCCTCTGTTAAAGATCAGGCGTGCAGCTCAGAAGATTGCGAAGGAACGACTTGCAAAAGCATCCGCTTTGATGAACAGCGACGGTTTTGATCAATTCTACACTGAGACGGCTACTGCCCTTGAGGGATATCTCGAAACCAAATACAAACTGCAAAAAATTGAATTCACTTCGGAAAAAGTTTATTCCACACTTGTGACCTCCGGAACAGATGAAACACTTGCTCTTGAGGTGAAAAAACTTCTTGACGAGTGTGAAATGATGAGGTTTGCTCCTGTAGATGGCAAAAGAGAGAGAATGAAAGAGTTTTATGACAGAACTTCGAACATCATTTTAAAGTTTGAAGGGGCTGAATCATGAAACACTTCCTCCTGATTAAATTGACTATCCTTGTTCTGCTTACGATTTTTGTACCAAATCTTGCCGCTCAGGATAGCGCTTCTGTAAAATTTGAAGAGGCAAACAGACTATTCAAGGATAAAAAATATACATCAGCTTTAAAGATTTATGAAGAACTGGCAAAAGAAGGCTACAAGGGGGAAGAACTCTACTTCAACCTCGGATACACATATTCGAAAACAGGGGAAACGGGAAAGAGTATTTTAAACCTCGAGAGAGCACTTCTTTTCAGTAAAAATAATTCCAGAGTTAATGCACTTCTTGTAAATGAGCATCTTAAAATTAAAGACAAGATTGTAAGACTGCCTGATTTTTTCATTTTCAAGTTCTTTAAGGATGTGGCAGCACTTCTAAACATATGGTCCTGGTTATTCATTGCCCTGGTTGCCTATATAATCTTATTGTTTTTCATTGCGGGTTTTATCCTGAAAAAAGATTATGCAGGAAATCGAAATCTCAGTCTTTTTCTGCCGCCAATTCTTTTAGTGATGCTCTTTTCGGTTTCATCATTGTTCATAAACTACGACCTGGCATCCAATGTCAATGAATGTGTAGTAATCTCGGAAAATGTCCATCTTTATTCCGTACCTGAGCCGGGAGGAAATAAAGAGGGGTTGATTTCAGAAGGAAACAAACTCGAGATTTTGGAAGTGTTGACGGACTGGTACAGGGTAAAACTTCCGAACGGCAAAGAGGGCTGGATCCTAAAAACAGGGGT
The nucleotide sequence above comes from Ignavibacteria bacterium. Encoded proteins:
- a CDS encoding protein BatD; its protein translation is MVIARVGYLLLFGILLSLTAQSQSVKATVSRTEVAVGQEFELSFSYEMKTTGDVRFTPPNLGNFYVFSGPNESKQTSLVNMDLHVSGSFSYILSAKKEGTYEIPGALLKIDGRTFRTNSVKIIVKKGANTRNPQADNNTAGLENEIFIRTIVNKQSAYLGEQITVDYKLYFNPALQPDNPNYVKLPTFEGFWAEELDMPGKIMLDQEFYNGRTYYAGVVKTAALFATKTGTIDIAPLILTIPVNVSASGNPNDPLNDPFFRNFQKVDYKMTSSPVKVEILPIPADLSKINFSGGTGSFDIKTSTKKRVFKKNEPIRFEIVITGRGNIELVDAGKLEFDKSFEVLDPNIDKKINRQGIISGSKTIEYVLIPRDGGKYTLPSVEFNYFDLETKTIKTIKTEEIPITVSADSYNQGATGGDTEGIDIYTGPVGFSKDFPSYPTLWLISFLFLLPAAGTGIFIKMKKREEERLNDPLLKIRRAAQKIAKERLAKASALMNSDGFDQFYTETATALEGYLETKYKLQKIEFTSEKVYSTLVTSGTDETLALEVKKLLDECEMMRFAPVDGKRERMKEFYDRTSNIILKFEGAES
- a CDS encoding SH3 domain-containing protein, with amino-acid sequence MKHFLLIKLTILVLLTIFVPNLAAQDSASVKFEEANRLFKDKKYTSALKIYEELAKEGYKGEELYFNLGYTYSKTGETGKSILNLERALLFSKNNSRVNALLVNEHLKIKDKIVRLPDFFIFKFFKDVAALLNIWSWLFIALVAYIILLFFIAGFILKKDYAGNRNLSLFLPPILLVMLFSVSSLFINYDLASNVNECVVISENVHLYSVPEPGGNKEGLISEGNKLEILEVLTDWYRVKLPNGKEGWILKTGVEEV
- a CDS encoding VWA domain-containing protein; translation: MLKFAYDLNLIFIVALVVTVPLFFFYYSAKKEIISGFFSGMDHDGLIENKIYNRELIRFGLFFVAGILLIFTLARPQVGSKVETVKQTGIDVFFLLDVSNSMAAEDLKPSRLEKAKNDIEIMLKKMAGDRIGMIIFAGQSYLQFPLTLDHSIGKLILGTIDITSVAQQGTDIAGAMEMAMKGFSSSKNKGKAVLIFSDGEDHEKGAEDAVKAAAGDGIRVFTVAIGSPNGAKIPIYSGETVTGFKVDGEGNEVVTKVNEEKLKKLASLGGGQFFRSDDNSEYLAKLYEDISNLEKSEFGAFKVVEYDEVFHWFLVPAILLLIAGFFIGDKKRN
- a CDS encoding tetratricopeptide repeat protein, giving the protein MRIIILLFFMALPLIAQSLKGTNNEGVDKYEGGKFDEAIGLFKKGTELDNKSAIPDFNLGAGYYKKGNYKESVQSFQNALGKSSDPDFQSKAWYNMGNAHLKAGDYQAAVEAYKNSLKLDPNDADAKYNLSYSLKKLKQKQEEEKKKQDEKKKDDKKDDKKEDKKKDQPKQDDKKEDKKKDDQNKNNQNKNEDKKDNKDKKDQQQPKNPRPDKNLSKEDAEKILNALKDKERDVRKNKKNQQLRGFGREKDW
- a CDS encoding DUF58 domain-containing protein; protein product: MDTKEILKKVRRVELKTRGVVNDLFSGEYHSVFKGRGMTFSEVREYSVGDDVRNIDWNVSARFAHPFVKVFEEERELTVMLLVDMSGSQQFGTRKQTKQELAAELSAIFAFSALKNNDKTGLILFTDKVEKFIPPKKSRSHPLRIIREVINAVPEGKGTNIKAALEYLNSMITKRAIVFLISDFQDRGYDTIFKTVAKKHDLVSVVLEDDREIALPKIGLVDFVDPETGERTTINTSSMEFRKYFFEKWHADREYRENLMKACKVDRIEIKTGQSYVKPLTAFFKLREKRW
- a CDS encoding VWA domain-containing protein, coding for MFNGAGFAYPFVLLLLLVIPFILWYLKKKGEGRAAIQYSKAGEAAKFKDIRSRLSDLPKYLDIAALALLIIALARPQTELSEESVYAEGIDICVVLDVSGSMLAKDFEPNRLEAAKVITREFISGRDNDRIGLVIFAKEAFTQCPLTVDHNAVVSLLDEIQSGFLEDGTAIGNALASGVNRLKDSESKSKVIILLTDGVNNAGEIDPNSAAEIAGQFGVRVYTVGVGTMGEAPYDIPGPFGMQRQMVPVEIDEPLLQKIASGTGGKYFRATDNQKLESIYQEIDRLERTRIEVSSFKRKSEKFIFFASAGLIMLLLSRLLGFTWLRRLP